The Xiphophorus couchianus chromosome 18, X_couchianus-1.0, whole genome shotgun sequence DNA window AGTAAAGTGGAGTTATGAATGGTTTGGGGTTAGATGGCTTGGTATAAATCATACACTCAtgataaatgaaatgtttctacATGAAAATGTTAAGAACTGAAGTTGGCTTTTTCTGATAATACTGCCAACCCCCAGGTGGACCTTGCTGGTGGGAGGGAATGGATGACTGAAGGCGCTTCATGTTTTTTGAGTTTACTATGTCTTATTTATCCATCATCCtgagagctggaggagaagatgaaaatgtaaatggAGGCGATAATATGTAAATGAGGCACTGCGATGCTCTCTGAACTTTCACCTGCTGGAGAAACATGCTAAGGTTTTACTCTTCGTGTAATCATCCGTACAATTCATGAggtcaaagaaaagaaaaaaaaatgttttggaaatgcaTCAAATGAGAGGAGATTCTccccaaacaaacagaacatatCACTGTCTCTTTGTCCACCGATTGTATAATATTCCTTTAAAACAGAGGAACATTTTTTCAGAGTTAAACAAAACACTGATAAAATAAGATGTTTGGTACAAACAGTCACTGGTGGTAGGAGTGGGGGCGGGCAGGGGAGCCCGGTCCAGAGGCTGGGTGGTGGATGGGGGAGGAGCTGGGGGTCATGTGTGGACTCAGCTCGCCTGTCTGCAGACGCCACAGCAGCTCCTCATTGGTGCGGCTCAGACGCTTCTTCTCTTTGCTCTCCATCTCCACGTGCACCTGCAGATTGGCGTTTTCTTCAGAGAGTTGTCTGAAGTAGAAAAGGGACAAAAGGACATAAGAAAAATTGTAAGTCATTTTGGTAGTTACAGTGTTCGTGCCCCTTAAACCTTTAACATTGTTGTgatgctacaaccacaaacgtgtgttttattgagattttatgtgacatcCATTACTGAAGTGACAGTAAAATGTCTATAAAATGCAGCATGCATCTCTATTCacactcatttattttgatattttttaagataatctctggaggagctgcagagattctcAGCACtgatgggagaaaaaaagagacaaaaataaagtctcATTTAGTCAGTGTCAACccaaatgaaataaacttttgcaATGCACTGTGAGTGTTGAACTCaacttatatttatattcatattttatactgtattttattttattctggagtaacctcacaacattggaagctcaaaacactgtcctgagccgtatgcaacgaaatttcgttctgtatacaccctgtgcatgcaaaatgacaataaagtcagtctaagtctaagtcaacCTTAAATGCACATACAAACAGACCTGGACACAGCTTGATTCTTGTCTATCTGCTCTCTCAGGTCTTCGTTCTGCTGCTGCAACACTTGCAGTCTCTCCTCCAGGTGCACATTCTTTTCAGCCTGCTCAAAAACACAGGAGAAAACAGTGCAAAACATTAAAGTCTTTAAATAAGTTAAAGCATTAGAATCCATTGAATGATATAGATGGTAATGCCATTTGATTTTACAGTCAAAAAGGTAACGAACGtaataatcatttaatttaGACCATTACTATTTGACTGTTCTTGCAAGGATAGCAATTTaatcaaattcaaatatatctttatgtttaatttaatattacaaaaaaaataggaataaGACACTCAAAAGTCATAGCTGTTACTTTACAAAATATCCGGAATAAAAGTTGAAGCATACTATTTTCTCCAGTTCAGAAATCTTCAGCTCCTGTTGATGAATTTGTTGATTCTTCATCTCCAGAACTTCTTTAAGGCTCTTCAGGTCCTCATCAATATGCTTATATGGAGCCAAAGCATCCTGAAAGAGAAGCGCTGTTTGTTCTGCAGGTATTTTCAGAGCTGTCAGTGTGTTATAGTGTTCTGGATCATGAAAACTTACAACTATCTGCTCATCTGTGCTCTTACGAAGAGCTTCTTCAAAGCGTTTTGCTCGATCTCTCAGGCTGCGGTTCTGAAACGTAAGTGTGTCCACCTGATCCTGAAAATCAAACGCACACAAATCTGCTAGGGATTTACTTTTTTCTGGTGGTAAATTTtaccttaaaatgaaaaaacacataCCTGGAGTGAAAGTCTGATTTTCTCAAACTCTTCCTCTAGAGactttttctgttgttcatGAGCCATTTTCAGATCTTTTAAAAGACATAACATATTATCGTCTCAAACTGAAGAATATGCACAGgagaagtttttaaaagtgcttcTTACTCTTTACTGTCCTTGCATGCTCCTCCTGCAAAGTGTCCAAAGTGTCATTGTGGGCTGTCTCCATCTCTGTCAAGGATGCCTCATGATTCTCTGTCATCTCCTCAAGCTACAACgaaaatgttgaaacatttttcagttttgttttcaacaaaaagttcttcattttcagtttgcatGCCAAATCATTAAAATCCTGAGCAAGTGAAGACATTAGAGTCTGTTTCTGCATGCTGCACCTGCTCCTGGTGTCTGAACTGTAGCTCCTCCAGCTCAGCTTGCTGATGGGCCTGCAGGCTCTCGGTCTCCTCTGTGTGCCGAGCCTTCAGCCTCTCCTCCAGCGCTCCCAGCTCGCTCCGCTGCTGAGCCCGCAGCCCCTGCAGCTCAGCCTCAAAACGGTGCTCCTGATCCTCcttctcctgctgcagctgctcccaGTGCGCGACACTAACAGCTGGAAAACATACAGAGGCGAAACTAGATTCAAATGTTGGTAATCAGCTACTCatcaaatgttcaaaataatagATTTAGTACTATGCCTCATCTCATAAATAGTGGATTTTAAATAAACCATTCTGGTTAGCATGTTTATTTAACCCAGTTTGTGCAGTTGTGTAATTGAAAAGTGTTTAACTCTTATAAATTCAGGTTTCCACCTCTTCTTTTCTCTGAAGAGGTCATCTATCACGTACATGTTGGGAGTCCGGCTCCCTGAGGTTTCCACTTACCCACTTCATCCCTGATTCTGCCGAGCTCCAGGGACAGCTCCCTCTCTTTCACAATGGCGCTCTCATTCTGGAATGAAACAGAACATGACACATTTAGGGAGACAAACTGATGTATTTAATAGGCAAACTGCAAAATGAAAGAATTTTATTTCCATCATGTTCAGCACAATAGATAATGGTCAAGACATTGGCAGGAAGATAAGCTTGGATCCTCAGGGGGCTCTGCCTGTCACggttttaactattttaaacttaaatttattGAGAGATTAATAGGAAAATGTGACGTTAAAAGTTAATGTTCCGGATCTAACAAGAACAACagatttgggaaaaaaagaaaaagatgattaACACCTGATTTACTTCAAATTATTGCTAAAAATATCTTGTAATTGGTAGCAGAGATATATTTCATCGGTGCTATTATACTGATGCGCCTCCTGTCAGTAATAACATAGAGATAATCAGATAATGTAATTATCTGATGATGAACAAAGTTCCAGTAATAAATTTCTATCTCAACCCATCTTTACAAATATAGcaaatgtcttaaaaatttCAAGCTATCTACAACTGTAAGCATTTTCTTGCGTTAAGCTTTTTTCAACTAGCTAAACAGACCCGAGATGCATTGCGCCAATATGGGGCAATTAGTAGGTTTTTGTAGAGGTTAACATCTTGCAACATATTTGTACGGCACACACCTGTAGGTGTTGAATGGCCCAAATTATGAATGAACCAATAAGGTTttttaagagagagagagagataaaagACAGCAACAAGATATCTGATCATAATTAATGTCTGCAGAAAAATCTCTAATCCAAAAATAACTCAACAATCCTGAAGAGAGAAAGACTCAGAGGGGAACAAAGTGGAGCTTctgaaaaatgtatgaaacagTCAACAGTATGTCCCAGTAGAAATTATGTCACCATCTAAGAGGTTTTCTAtgcagcagaaaatcatcactAAGAGACTGGAATGATCTCAAGAGGGATGAAACATGTTCAGCATCATTTTATACACAGAAGCTCCACCCGTCCTCCAGGTTTCTGCTTATCAGttctctgtgcttttttttttcctttttaatttccTGCCCGGCAAAGTAACTTAATCTAATTTAGAAATGCAACTATTGAGTATTTATGTATGTAATAAAATTGTTGATTCAGACTTTTcatgattattttgttttgtagtaTCAAAAGAAATCTAGAGTAAAGGGCGGTAACAAGCTATTCCTTATAGAAtaccaatacatttttatgtaatgtttcAGGGGGGAATAAAGTGACATTTATtaatagatacatttttacatatgtCTGACTAAATACCCTTAGTTTAGTGCTACACAGAGTAAAAAATAGAATAAGTTTCTGAAAAACTCTAAATAGAGTTAACTAACTTGAAGCAGTCATTTATTCCAGCCTAAGTGCAGCTTTAGTTTCAGTGGTGTAGCTGCTTATTTGGTGGGAGTTTTTGTCTTGTAACAATTTAAAGGCCAGGAAGAACATGAGAGGCTGCAAGAAATCCTCCTTGTTAAAGATGAAACTTTCATCcagaagtcatttaaaaactgctgtgCTTTGCAACAGTAATTATATTCCTTGgacttttgcattatttttcacAGTATAGCAACAGTTAATTTGGGTTTTCAGGATTTTGTGTTTGACTAAAACAATGTAATGCAGAATTACTAAattgaaggaaaatgatacatggttttcagaacctattgcaaataaatatctgaaaaatgtcGAGTAGATTTGTATCCGGCTGTTTTGATAATAATTCCCCTAAACAATATGCAATCAATTGTGTGGGAAGTTGGAtgaagtttcacattttgacagaaaagcAAGTTTACAATGGAGGAGTTTAGATCAAAGCCTATTCACATGttaggaggagaggagagacaTTGACACAGCACACAGGAATCTGATCgataaatgcacacacacacacgcacacacaccccaacactgAAATTATTATATCAGAATGAAGCACAGCTGCAAAATTATTCCATGCCGTCTTCCTGGAAACTCAGGCAGCTTTGACTCAGCACAATCATTCCTAGCTCTTTGCTCTCTGCCGGCTCTGTCGCTAGGAAACAAGTGAACATAATGATCATATAGACACACGCATTCAGACTCCTACAGCACCAAACACACATGAGCAAAGCTACAAATGCATCAAGGAATCCTCGGTGCCGGACAAAAACAAGCTTACTGCCTGCAGTAGACACTGTCTTTACCGTTTGGTccagacagcagagagggagaaaatgaAGCCTGCAGCAGCAATGGCCCATATTAGGCTAGCAAACGGCAGCATCCCTTAGCCTGATGGGGAGGCAGCAGGGACAGATGGGAAGTGAAAAGAAAGATGCAGAAAGAATGTCAAAGCAGAGGGGAGGGATGAGGCAGgcggagg harbors:
- the mtus2b gene encoding microtubule-associated tumor suppressor candidate 2 isoform X4, which gives rise to MGHCCCRLHFLPLCCLDQTNESAIVKERELSLELGRIRDEVAVSVAHWEQLQQEKEDQEHRFEAELQGLRAQQRSELGALEERLKARHTEETESLQAHQQAELEELQFRHQEQLEEMTENHEASLTEMETAHNDTLDTLQEEHARTVKNLKMAHEQQKKSLEEEFEKIRLSLQDQVDTLTFQNRSLRDRAKRFEEALRKSTDEQIVDALAPYKHIDEDLKSLKEVLEMKNQQIHQQELKISELEKIQAEKNVHLEERLQVLQQQNEDLREQIDKNQAVSRQLSEENANLQVHVEMESKEKKRLSRTNEELLWRLQTGELSPHMTPSSSPIHHPASGPGSPARPHSYHQ
- the mtus2b gene encoding microtubule-associated tumor suppressor candidate 2 isoform X5, with translation MGHCCCRLHFLPLCCLDQTNESAIVKERELSLELGRIRDEVAVSVAHWEQLQQEKEDQEHRFEAELQGLRAQQRSELGALEERLKARHTEETESLQAHQQAELEELQFRHQEQLEEMTENHEASLTEMETAHNDTLDTLQEEHARTVKNLKMAHEQQKKSLEEEFEKIRLSLQDQVDTLTFQNRSLRDRAKRFEEALRKSTDEQIVDALAPYKHIDEDLKSLKEVLEMKNQQIHQQELKISELEKIAEKNVHLEERLQVLQQQNEDLREQIDKNQAVSRQLSEENANLQVHVEMESKEKKRLSRTNEELLWRLQTGELSPHMTPSSSPIHHPASGPGSPARPHSYHQ